The region AATGTTTATCCGAATGCATAGCTTTTTCTTTATGATTAATACAAGATGCGCATATAGTTCAGTTCAATAAAACACCGAAAGGGCTTAATCACAGTGACGAAGAAAGTGAGAATTTGGATAACAGATAAAGAAGATATAGTTTTGATCATCTGCCACTTGTTCAAGCCAAGAATTGAGATGCATAGACAAGCCTGCCCTACCACCATATTCTGCATTTCAGTTTTCTACGTGCCATTACTGTATTAACAATGTGCGCTATCAGTTGTATTATATATCTGATTATTCCTTTCCTGGGCTGATTCCGCATTGTGTGAAATATGCACTTTCTGGCATCATTTTGTCGGTCACCAAGTTGGAAAGCTGCAATTTGGGCGTGGCATTCCTACCTGTCTGTATAAATTATGTGATTGTCGGTCCTGCAGCAGTCTCCCAATTATCCCATCCCAAAACCTACCATTTTTTTATCGATGTTAGTAATTTCAGTAGTTACATATGGCTCAACTAGCTTTAAAATCTGAACCTCTTGTTATCCAGAGTAGATAATTATATGTATTCGAATATGAGACGATATCAGAGGCTCTGTCTGGCTATTGGGACTTGCAGTACTGTTCTGGGCCTTCTGGGACAAGAATTCCAGAATATTGCATTACTTTTTTTAAAGAGTTTAAGATCATGTTCGGGCATTCCTCTACAAACTTAAGGTTTTAGACGGATTGGTTACTTAACATGATATATGAGCTCGGTTTAGGAAGGGACTCAGGTTCAAGTCTTCCCACCCCATTTATTTTAGGCTCTTGAACAGTATAAGATCATGTTCGGGCTGCTCAATATAACTTAATAGACTTGGTTGCCTGTAGggaattaataaaaatcaaagtgTGCTACTTTCCACATTATCTCCACTTGAAAAGTACTTTTGCAAAGTTCAACAGACTCCTTTCATGTAACCTTCTTCCAAATATTCTTTTGACTTTTGATCGAGTAATCAAATTTAACCACCTCTTCACTGTGAATCTGTGATTTCATTTTCTTTCAACTGACAACTCTTTATTATTCCgcaaaaataaaatattttaaattgaAGTACTGAATCTTGAGTATTGCTTTCTCTTCATCTCATCTTTTCTGGCTTATCAGCTAGAGGTTTATGATTTGATTTAATATGTGCATATTCCATTGTTCTATCTTGGTTTGGAAGTAACAGAATTTTGAGTGTGTTTGTAGCAATTCTTTTCGTGTTTGGCTAATGTACCACGTGTAGAACTGCGTCTCAAGGTAGCACACACCAAGTAATAGTGTGCATTCTACAATTAGTGTTGATGTTCTGGGTGAATCTATTTGTTAGTGTCGAAGAGAAGTGTTAGAATAATAATATGAGATTCTGGGAAGGTCCTTCCTTTAAAACCTTGAGGTTTTAGACCAACCAGTTgtttaacatggtatcagagctcggTTTAAGGAGGGATGTTAAGTGGTATAAGATCCGGTTGGAGGGGGAGCTAATTTATCGACCATTTGATAATGAAGAATCTTTTTCATTTCATCTTTGGTGCCAGGGTTACGTGGACTTCAACAAGAATCAATGACATTGTCATCTAAGACTAGGGAATATTGTGTGAAAACCCAGAGAGGAGTGGTGCATTCTAGTACTGAAGATGCATTCGATAATGAGATTACTGTCTAGGGGCCAAAGCTTCTTTAGAGGTTATCAGTTTACAAGAAATCTAATAAACCTCTATAGTAAAAGAAAATAAGTACTAATTTTCATTATTTATCAAATAAAAAGAAGTTACATATGTCTATAGTTAGCTGccttgcagagagagagaggaCAATCTCTTATACTTAACCAAAATTCCCTCTAGATAGTACAAGATTAATGCAGATAATCAGAGCTTCATCATCTTCATTGAATTATTTTCTATAAGCTATATCCAGATAGCTTTAGCCTTTAGGAGCATTGGCACTAGCTTGCCTTTGACATGGAGGCTCATAATCTCATTAGGACCACCAATCAGTTCCTTACCTATGAAAACTACAGGTACACTCGGCTTACGTCCTAATGCCTTGAGTTCCTTCTCCATTTGCTGTCCATTTATAACTTCATCGAGTTCATAGACCATTGGGTTTGCCCCGAAACTGTATATTAGTGTCTTGATGCTGTGGCTCATGCAGCAAGAACTTTTGCTGAAGATCACAACCGGATACTCTTCGCCTAGTTTTGTGACTGTGGCCATTGCTTCAAATTAGTACAAACAGttaaatggagcaagagttgatGAACAACTGAAAGAAAAATCTGGATTCTGAACAAATGTAAGATCTTTAGGCTTGTATTGGACTCGAGAAATTGTTGTGATGAACTTGAGGTGTAGTAAGGACCTTATATAGAGAGAGTCTAGAGAGACAGTGTCAGGCTAATGGTTATCAGATTACCATATGATTAGATGATACTGATAGATTGCATGGAATAAAAATCTTCACTTCAGTAGATTTTTATGCGGAGACTCTACCTTGTTTCATTGTAGATTCCATGGTTTTCATGGAACCTAACTTTAATTCAGTTTTTGTTCTGCATATTAAGGATCTGTGTCTCTTTATTAGCCCGAAAAAGAATTAGCATTTTCAAATGTTCTGCATATTAGTCTGAAACTTTTGTAATTTATGAACTCTCAGAATATGTCGATTTTCAAGACTGGTGTTTTCAGCAGACACAACTCTGATTACATCTGTTCTTGTTTTTTTATGCATGTAGATGATTGTCGGACGGAGATTATGCAGATATTGAGTTAATTACTTGGTTTATTATAGACTTAGCGGACCGCGTCAGCGTCAGCGCTCTTAAGAGTAGGGGTAAGTTCTACGTACATTTTATTGTTTACGGAACTTTCCGAGCGAGATATATCGAGTATCCCTCCTGATGATCATATGCAGTAGCTTTATTGAATGCAACTAGGTGGAGAATAGATGGCTGTATCGAATACGGGAGACTTTTGTCGAAATAGCGAGATTAGAATCAAATTGAAGATCAAGAACACCGAAAGCTGCTTGTAAGAAAAGTGAAGGCGGCACAAAAGATAGCACACGGTTTCCATGCAAAATAGAGGAATTAAGATACGAGATACCTTGATGATTTGCAAGTAGTCTGAGCAGGCTAGGTACCTAGAATTCATTTTCTAAATTATATGTTTAAAATCTTAGCCGAATGACCTGACGTGATGTTTGTCAAGTTTTAACCTcgaatttattttcaaaatttcaGCCTAATGACATGATGTGATATTCGTCAAATTTTAATTTATCAGGCAACTAACTACACATCTCAGGTCCTCTCTCGTCGGTTCGATTTTCGTACATTCTAAAAATTTATGAAAACGGATACTCATTTGTGAGACTATAAatcatatttgtcaaaaaaaaaactCACTTTACATATAAATA is a window of Apium graveolens cultivar Ventura chromosome 11, ASM990537v1, whole genome shotgun sequence DNA encoding:
- the LOC141698368 gene encoding monothiol glutaredoxin-S2-like, whose product is MATVTKLGEEYPVVIFSKSSCCMSHSIKTLIYSFGANPMVYELDEVINGQQMEKELKALGRKPSVPVVFIGKELIGGPNEIMSLHVKGKLVPMLLKAKAIWI